In Acidaminococcales bacterium, the genomic window GGGACATGCTGGTTTTAGCCGCCTTCGCGGCGGTTGCCGCCGTAACTTTGTCCGCCCTGCTGCATGTTTTTTATGAAAAGCCGCTGCACGGCTGCCTGAAGAAACTATGGACAGAAAAATGGCGCGCGCAGATAAGAAATTATATTTGACGGGGGGCACGGGCTATGACAAATAAAATATTGGTCACCGGCGGAACCGGGTTTATCGGTTCTTATCTCGTCCGGGAAATGTTGAAAGGCGGGATGGATTTTGTCGTTTTGGCCAACCGCAATACTGGTTTTGCGCCGCCGGCCAACATGGAGCGGGCGTCGCTTTTGGACAAAGAAGGGCTGCGAGAGGTTTTTAAGCGCCGCCGGCCGGACGCGGTGATACACCTGGCCGCTATCGCCACCGCCGTTTACAGCGAAACAAGCGATTTTTACACGGTAAACGCCTGCGGCACGGAGAACCTCCTGGAAGCCGCGCAAGAGTCCTGCCGGCCGGGGACGCTGATTGTCCTGGCCAGCACGGCGGGCGTTTACGGCAACCAAGACGTTGATTTTTTGCATGAAGGGCTGCCTTTCAATCCCTGCAACCATTACTCGTGCAGCAAAATGGTCATGGAAGTTTTGAGCCGCAACTATTCGGGCGGCCTGGACATAAAAATCGTCCGGCCTTTCAACGTCATAGGAAGCGGGCAGAAGGAAAACTTCCTTGTTC contains:
- a CDS encoding GDP-mannose 4,6-dehydratase, with the translated sequence MTNKILVTGGTGFIGSYLVREMLKGGMDFVVLANRNTGFAPPANMERASLLDKEGLREVFKRRRPDAVIHLAAIATAVYSETSDFYTVNACGTENLLEAAQESCRPGTLIVLASTAGVYGNQDVDFLHEGLPFNPCNHYSCSKMVMEVLSRNYSGGLDIKIVRPFNVIGSGQKENFLVPKLVRAFALAQETIALGNVASVRDYVPADFCVKVLLKIVRQKELCPNILNICYGGAHSCLDLIDVLKDLTGLSPKIEIAESFVRKNEVKRMVGDGTRLAKFIGGEKKETVRETLAQMLSAACSIAARRKYI